A genomic window from Salvia miltiorrhiza cultivar Shanhuang (shh) chromosome 5, IMPLAD_Smil_shh, whole genome shotgun sequence includes:
- the LOC131024787 gene encoding uncharacterized protein LOC131024787, whose translation MGRWSNGRWVWDFQWRRDLLDRELEVVHSLTTFISGVSPKSDCEDRWEWRGHKSGTYTTNSAYRIIKGLKEDKAELPPAVMAARKIWKSPAPHKARMTAWRALFNRLPTCNNLVKRQIDVGVVERFCNGCFAQDETANHIFLRCPKIDMIWNHLYTWLGFQSVRPFAIPDHFLSFSQLGSSKFCGRFLSVLWSCFVWVVWR comes from the coding sequence ATGGGAAGGTGGTCTAACGGGAGATGGGTCTGGGATTTTCAATGGAGGAGAGACCTCCTGGACAGAGAGCTCGAAGTGGTGCACTCGCTGACCACTTTTATCTCCGGAGTCTCGCCTAAATCTGACTGCGAAGATCGCTGGGAGTGGAGAGGGCACAAGAGTGGGACGTACACAACTAACTCGGCCTACCGAATTATCAAGGGCCTTAAAGAAGATAAGGCCGAGCTTCCTCCTGCAGTGATGGCAGCTAGAAAAATCTGGAAATCGCCGGCTCCACACAAGGCGCGAATGACAGCGTGGAGAGCTCTCTTTAACAGACTTCCCACCTGCAACAACCTGGTCAAAAGGCAGATTGACGTGGGAGTCGTTGAGAGATTCTGCAACGGATGCTTTGCCCAAGATGAGACAGCAAATCACATCTTCCTCCGATGCCCAAAGATTGATATGATCTGGAATCATTTGTACACTTGGCTCGGGTTCCAGTCGGTACGACCCTTTGCTATTCCAGATCATTTCCTTTCCTTCTCACAGCTGGGCTCGAGCAAGTTTTGCGGGAGATTCCTCTCGGTCCTTTGGAGTTGTTTTGTCTGGGTTGTCTGGAGGTGA
- the LOC130985121 gene encoding BTB/POZ domain-containing protein At1g30440: MACMKLGSKTDAFQRQGQAWFCTTGLPSDVVVEVEEMSFHLHKFPLLSRSGVMERLIAEASEGDEGCVIKLSDVPGGAKTFELVAKFCYGVKLELTASNVVYLRCAAEHLEMTDEFGEGNLVSQTEIFLNQTALRSWKDSLKALQTCDDVLSDAEQLHIPRRCIDSLAAKACTDPALFGWPMMERGGPMQSPGGSVLWNGISTGARPKHSSADWWYDDASTLSLPLYRRLISVMESRGVKQEIVAGSLVCYARKYLPGLNRRQGGGESSSRLAPVVSGALLSEEDQRALLEEIDRLLPVQKDLVPAKFLFGLLRTARILRASASCVSNLEKRVGVQLDQATLEDLLMPNVSYSMETLYDVDCVHRILEHFLAMDQVVGDASPGSVDDGQLMGSPSLTPITMVAKLIDGYLAEVAPDVHLKLPKFHSLAAVVPEYARPLDDGLYRAIDVYLKSHPWLAEPEREQLCRLMDCQKLSLEACTHAAQNERLPLRIIVQVLFFEQLQLRTSIAGCFLVSENLDGSRQLRSGLMGGANEGGWATAVRENQVLKVGMDSMRMRVSELEKECSNMREEIDKLGKAKGSSAWGSVSKRLGFRLKSQMCSAQEGSVSKQNNGSKKVEKVREKQGGKEKKSVHLNEQKED; the protein is encoded by the exons GTTCTGCACTACTGGTCTCCCTAGTGATGTAGTTGTCGAGGTTGAGGAAATGTCGTTTCATCTTCACAAG TTTCCGTTGCTTTCACGCAGCGGGGTGATGGAGCGTCTCATTGCAGAGGCGTCCGAGGGAGACGAAGGCTGCGTGATCAAGCTCTCCGATGTCCCCGGTGGGGCAAAAACGTTTGAGCTCGTAGCTAAGTTCTGCTACGGGGTGAAACTCGAGCTCACTGCATCGAACGTGGTGTACCTTCGATGTGCTGCTGAGCATCTCGAGATGACTGATGAGTTTGGGGAGGGCAACCTCGTTTCTCAGACCGAGATCTTTCTCAATCAGACGGCTCTACGGAGCTGGAAGGACTCTTTGAAAGCGTTGCAGACGTGTGATGATGTGCTCTCCGATGCCGAGCAGCTCCACATCCCGAGGAGATGCATCGACTCGTTGGCTGCCAAGGCGTGCACCGACCCTGCTCTGTTCGGGTGGCCTATGATGGAGCGTGGTGGCCCGATGCAGAGCCCCGGAGGGAGCGTGCTGTGGAACGGGATAAGCACGGGCGCTCGACCGAAGCATTCGAGTGCGGATTGGTGGTACGACGATGCCTCGACCCTGAGCCTGCCTCTGTACAGAAGGTTGATCTCGGTCATGGAATCGCGAGGCGTAAAGCAGGAGATAGTTGCCGGCTCTCTCGTTTGCTACGCGAGGAAATACCTACCGGGGCTGAACCGGCGCCAGGGTGGCGGTGAGTCGAGCAGTCGTCTTGCGCCGGTGGTGTCGGGGGCCTTGCTCTCGGAGGAGGATCAGAGAGCTCTCCTCGAAGAGATCGATCGCTTGCTTCCCGTGCAGAAGGATCTCGTTCCGGCGAAATTCTTGTTCGGTCTGCTCCGAACGGCCCGGATTCTTCGAGCCAGCGCCTCGTGCGTGTCGAACCTGGAGAAACGGGTCGGGGTGCAGCTCGATCAGGCGACGCTCGAGGATCTCCTGATGCCGAACGTCTCTTACTCGATGGAGACGCTGTACGACGTGGACTGCGTTCACCGGATTCTGGAGCATTTCTTGGCCATGGATCAGGTGGTTGGCGATGCATCTCCTGGCTCAGTTGATGATGGCCAATTGATGGGATCACCATCACTAACACCCATCACCATGGTGGCCAAGTTGATCGACGGATACCTCGCGGAGGTCGCCCCCGACGTTCACCTCAAACTCCCCAAGTTTCACTCGCTCGCTGCTGTCGTGCCCGAGTACGCCCGGCCCTTGGACGACGGCCTCTATCGCGCGATCGACGTTTATCTCAAG TCTCACCCATGGTTGGCCGAGCCCGAGCGAGAGCAGCTCTGCAGGCTGATGGACTGCCAGAAGCTCTCGCTCGAGGCTTGCACCCACGCAGCTCAGAACGAGAGGCTGCCGTTGCGAATAATAGTCCAAGTCCTCTTCTTCGAGCAGCTGCAGCTGAGAACCTCCATCGCAGGCTGCTTCCTCGTCTCTGAAAACCTCGACGGGTCGAGGCAGCTGAGGAGCGGGCTGATGGGGGGGGCGAACGAGGGGGGCTGGGCCACCGCGGTGAGGGAAAACCAAGTCCTGAAAGTCGGGATGGACAGCATGAGGATGAGGGTGTCGGAGCTCGAGAAGGAGTGCTCCAACATGAGGGAAGAGATCGACAAGTTGGGGAAGGCGAAGGGGTCGAGCGCGTGGGGGAGCGTGTCGAAGAGGCTCGGGTTCCGGCTGAAGTCACAGATGTGCAGTGCTCAGGAAGGATCCGTGAGCAAGCAGAATAATGGGAGCAAAAAGGTTGAAAAGGTTAGAGAGAAGCAAGGAGGGAAGGAAAAGAAAAGCGTACATTTGAATGAACAGAAAGAAGActaa